In Oreochromis niloticus isolate F11D_XX linkage group LG22, O_niloticus_UMD_NMBU, whole genome shotgun sequence, the sequence GGTGAGCCGTCATTGTTTCAGGGAAAGTGAGACACTTGAGAACTTTTCTCACATTTGGTTGGAGAGTTTCAAAAAGTGACGATAGATCACAAATGCTTTCCCATGCAGTGCTGAGTGTTCTTGCCCACTGTTCAATAACATAGGCAGGCTCTTGGACAAGTGTTTTGTGTGCAAGCTCCAATAGGACTTCAGTGGCATTGTAGGCTGTTGGTATCTTTCTGCAGCTGTGGTTATCAAGTATGTCTATAAGTTCTTCTTGGTCCACGATGCTAAAGTCTGATCGCCACGCCTCTAACACTGTACGCTCAGATTCAGGCATGAACTTAAGGAAATCCTCCACAATATCACTCTTTACATATCCAAAGGCAGCTTGTTCTAGAATGGCAGGTGCAATTTTCACAGGCAAATATTTCTCTCTAACCCATCCAAATGCAATGATTCTGCCCACACTCTCCCACTCCTGTTGCCCAAAATCATGCCTTAAGAAGGGCACCTTGCAAACATTTCCAGTGGTGCACTGGTCATAGAATTCTTTCCAGAATTCTGAAAGACAATCTCTCACAACTCCCCCATCGTCATGGGCCATTTCAGGTGTTCCATCAGGCAGTATGAACTGGATTTTGATGTCGACATCTTCAAGGTCCTTATCACTAAAATGTGAAATGAGCTCTGACATTACCTGCCCTCTGTGGACCACCACTACTCTCCTCACTCTCTCACTGGATGGACCAGGGTGTGGAGAAAAAATCAGGGTGTCATCCAAATTTATTGGCTCACTGTCAGAAAAGGGGCCAACAAAAATAATGTCACTGCTGTGAGAAGTGTTAGCACTTAGAGACTGCGTGGAAGATTGTGGAAGGTTATCGTTTGGAGTGTCTTCAATGTATGTCACATCATGGCTGATTGTTTCAAATGGAGCAGATGTTTGGACTGTAGTGACAGTAAAAGAAGAGGTTTGGTTTTGAGGACTCTCTTCAATTTCTGAAGATGGATGCAAACCTGGGCTGGAACTCTGAAGgctgtcattttgttttttctttgtggtgAGGTAGAACCTGAGGATATTTA encodes:
- the LOC109196340 gene encoding uncharacterized protein LOC109196340; this encodes MGDLIEFLKQREVSEEIIQTLENEKIDASVISLMTDEELKTYLPSYGDRLAVFGFCRRRGSSRKSALFERPKSKLSKRKLSEEDGSSTRQEEHSQTTHKRNALKRNRKIEIGWMHYDEDTEVFKQVRARRGGGTRKIDICKDAKKRDILQVATGLFFPDGGNIQGPLTDFDCDLKDYQEMIVDDALTVGELYHVTKLNILRFYLTTKKKQNDSLQSSSPGLHPSSEIEESPQNQTSSFTVTTVQTSAPFETISHDVTYIEDTPNDNLPQSSTQSLSANTSHSSDIIFVGPFSDSEPINLDDTLIFSPHPGPSSERVRRVVVVHRGQVMSELISHFSDKDLEDVDIKIQFILPDGTPEMAHDDGGVVRDCLSEFWKEFYDQCTTGNVCKVPFLRHDFGQQEWESVGRIIAFGWVREKYLPVKIAPAILEQAAFGYVKSDIVEDFLKFMPESERTVLEAWRSDFSIVDQEELIDILDNHSCRKIPTAYNATEVLLELAHKTLVQEPAYVIEQWARTLSTAWESICDLSSLFETLQPNVRKVLKCLTFPETMTAHQKLIQKYLTTYVKNAEKEHLCLFLRFCTGSDLHLGKNIIIGFNELKGFQRRPVAHTCGFVLELSINYDSYPDFRSEMNSVLESNVWVMDII